A window from Ictalurus furcatus strain D&B chromosome 16, Billie_1.0, whole genome shotgun sequence encodes these proteins:
- the rnft1 gene encoding E3 ubiquitin-protein ligase RNFT1 encodes MKLQQQYGRRASHEFRRELIPRESTGMPTELSSQDGTDLSFTLQPELMMSSGTSNTVENTDGQVSICSSITGEQISTGSASHRIRPTGHSHSHSHSRSRTRTHAEADCSHPNLEVGESSASFSELRYLFCCVQKSLPFIIILCSKLILQHALGLAVGVGLFTTFLYVNKNIQAQVFLQDRRSKLQCFWLLSYLMASSLLFYYTFEMDSLYYCLILINPHVEPMDLWDVLWTVGVTSFIVKFLFMGLKCLILLLPACVMVYRRRGQWYLFIEELGQFYQLIAPVPPWFHYLLRSQEVDGSVGVTLDVLLALLYIILKLLELYSQWGSLQNTVQTFLSYEVNGAPATQSQCSAAGDLCLICQSMFKQPRVLLCQHIFCEECIVLWFNQEKTCPLCRTTITDRVRKWKGGATSAYLQIY; translated from the exons ATGAAACTCCAGCAGCAGTATGGCAG GCGAGCATCTCATGAGTTCAGAAGAGAACTGATACCGAGGGAATcaactggaatgccgactgaATTGAGCTCTCAGGATGGCACTGATTTGTCATTCACTTTACAACCTGAGCTCATGATGAGTTCAGGAACATCCAACACTGTGGAGAACACTGATGGCCAAGTCTCCATATGCAGCTCAATTACAGGAGAACAAATCAGTACTGGTTCAGCTTCCCACAGGATTAGACCCACAGGCCACAGCCACTCTCACTCCCACAGCCGAAGCCGCACTCGCACGCATGCTGAGGCTGACTGCTCACACCCAAATCTTGAAGTGGGGGAATCTAGTGCTTCATTCTCAGAATTGCGCTACCTCTTTTGTTGTGTGCAGAAAAGTCTCCCTTTCATCATTATCCTTTGTTCAAAATTAATTTTACAGCATGCCCTCG GGCTGGCAGTTGGAGTTGGTCTGTTTACAACCTTTCtatatgttaataaaaatatcCAGGCACAAGTTTTTCTCCAG GATCGCCGGTCAAAGCTTCAGTGTTTCTGGCTTCTGTCCTACCTGATGGCCTCCTCCCTACTTTTTTATTACACGTTTGAGATGGATTCACTTTATTACTG CCTCATCCTGATCAATCCCCATGTTGAGCCTATGGATTTATGGGATGTTTTATGGACTGTGGGAGTGACCAGTTTCATTGTGAAGTTCCTCTTTATGGGATTAAAGTGCCTTATTCTTCTTCTCCCTGCCTGTGTCATGGTGTACAGAAGACGA GGTCAGTGGTACTTGTTCATAGAAGAGCTTGGGCAGTTTTATCAGCTAATCGCTCCTGTGCCTCCCTGGTTCCACTACCTGCTTAGATCCCAAGAGGTTGACGGCTCTGTGGGAGTCACCCTGGACGTTCTCTTAGCCTTGCTTTACATCATTCTAAAG CTTTTGGAACTTTACAGTCAGTGGGGATCCCTGCAGAACACAGTACAGACCTTTCTCAGTTATGAG GTGAATGGAGCTCCTGCAACTCAGTCCCAGTGCAGTGCTGCTGGGGATCTTTGTCTTATCTGTCAATCCATGTTTAAGCAACCTCGAGTTCTATTGTGTCAG CACATCTTCTGTGAGGAGTGCATTGTGTTGTGGTTCAATCAGGAAAAGACTTGCCCCCTCTGCCGCACCACCATTACAGATAGGGTCCGCAAATGGAAAGGTGGTGCAACCTCAGCTTATTTACAAATCTATTGA